The sequence ATACGCAAGAGGATCAAGTCCGGCAACTGGGAGTGCACTGCCTCCAACTGGGTAGAAGGCGAAAAGAACAACGTGGCCGGCGAATCCCTGGCCCGCCATATGCTCTACAGCCGCCGCTATCTGAAAAAGTATTACGGTCTGGAGCCCGAGGACGTAAAGGTGGACTGGTCCGCCGACATATTCGGCCACGCCTCCACCATCCCCTCCATCATGACCAAGGGCGGAGTCACCCGCTACTATCACTCCCGCCCCTACGATCAGCCCGACCTCTTCATATGGAAGTCAAAGGACGGCAGCGAGCTGCTGGCCCTCCGGGATCCCGGCGGCTACAGCGGCGACATCGACCAGAGCATGTTTGACTGCTTCAACGCCCACATCAAGAACAATCACGGGTTCGGAGTCCGTGACTTCATGTGGTGCTACGGCTGGGGCGACCACGGCGGCGGCCCTACCAGAGCCCAGATCAAAAAGCTCATAGAGTTCAAAGACTATCCCATTCTGCCTCAGGTGGACTTTTCCACCAGCAACGAATACTATTCCGCTATAGAAAACACCGTGGACCGGGCCAAGCTCCCCGTCATAGAGGAGCAGCGCAACTTCGTGTTCGAAGGCTGCTACACCAGCCAGGCCAACGTGAAATACGCCAACCGCATCTCCGAGGCAGAGCTGCCTTCTGCCGAGACTCTGGCGGTCCTGGCGGGAGCCGTGTCCGGCTACGAATATCCCCAGGCCCTTTTTGAAGACGCCTGGCAGCGGATGCTGTTCAGCCAGTTCCACGACATATTCCCCGGCTCCGGCGTGCGGGCCACCTACGCCTACGCTCAGCACAATTTCCAGGAGGTCATGACAGCCACCTCCTCGGTGAAGAATCAGGCCATACGCCTCATCAGCCAGAATATTGACACGGCCTCTCTGGTGGCCGGAGCCAAGGCCGGCAAGATAGGCGACGACCTGGGCGCGGGGGCTGCGGAGCACGGCAGGCAGATGTCCGGCTATACCGTTATGCCCCACCCCGGCTGCAACACTCTGGCCTATGACTCCTTCGGCGCCACCACCCTGGGGCTTTCCGGCGAGGGCGCCGCTCCCATCCTGGTTTACAACCCCAAGCCCTGGAAGCGCTCCCAGACGGTCCACGCCAAGGTGTGGAACAAGCAGGCCGACCGCAACAACGTATTTGCCTACGACGCCTCGGGCAGCAAGGTCAAATGCCAGCACATAGAGCGCTGCGGCTACAACGGCCACTACTACGATGACTTCGTCTTCGAGGCCAAAGACATCCCCGCTCTCGGCTACAAGGTCTATGTCTTCGACACGGGCGACTCCATCGAGGCCGACCCCAACGCCCTGTCCATCAAGAGCGACGTGGGCGACAAGTTCCTGCGGGGCGACGGACAGCCTCCCATGAACGGCGAATACATCATCGAAAACGAATATCTGAAGGTCACTGTGGACGCGGTCAGCGCCTCGGTGGTCAGCGTCATAGACAAGGAGACCGGCTTCAACTACGTGAAGCCCGGCTGCAAGCTGGGCCTGGTGGAATATCAGGAAGAGACTCCCAACAACATGCCTGCCTGGAACCTGTCTCCCGTCAAGACCCGCAGACCTCTTGCGGACGGCAATTTCCGCATCCTGAAGAACGGGCCCAACCTCATCACCCTGAGGGCGGAATTCAAGGTCAACAAGTCCTTCGTGGCGGTGGACACCAGCCTGACCAAGGGCAGCCGCAAGGTGGACTTCACCGTGCGCACCCGCTGGTTTGAGATAGGCGACGGCCAGAAGGGCATCCCCACCCTGCGGGCCTACTTCCCCACGGGCTTTGCGGGCGGCAAATTCCGCTACGAGATCCCCTTCGGCTACGAGGAGAGAGAGCAGTCCGCTCAGGAGATCCCCGCTCTGAAGTGGGTCAGCCTGTCCGACGACAAGCACAGCGTGACCCTGGTCAACAAGGCCAAGCACGGCCACCGCTGCCAGGACGACACTCTCAGCCTGACCCTGCTCCGGTCCAGCTACGCTCCGGATCCCTATCCCGAGACCGGCGACCACGAGATCGAATACTCTGTGGTGTTTGACAACAAGCCCTTTGACGTCACCCGCGCAGTGCGGGAAGGCGAGAACTTCAACAATCCTCTGACTCCGGTGTCGGCCCCCGTTCAGGCAGGCTCGCTGCCGGCGGAAAAGAGCTTTGGCAGCATCCTCTCCGACAACGTCAACGTGGCGGCCATCAAGAAGACCGAAGACGGCTCCGGGACCCTCATCCGCATCTATGAACTCTGCGGCAGGGACGGCCGGGTACAGATAGACGTTTCGGGCATCTGCCCCGGCGCTGCGGCGGCTTACGAGGCGGACATGCTGGAAAGACAGGCAGACACGAGCACGGCCGTGGTGGAAAAGGGCATCCTGTCCCTGGACCTGAAGGCCTGGGCCAACACTACCGTGATTATAAAATAAGGATACGAACATGTCATTAGATTCTACATTATATACTCTGAACAAGTATATAGACACGGTCAAGACCGACAAGTATTCCGGGCTTGGCAAGATAATGTTTCAGCTGGATTTTGCCAAAAACTTTATGCGGGCCATAAAGAAAGACAAGGAATGGACCCCCATACTGGAAAAGGCCGCCGAGCTGACCGGCCGGATAGCCGGTGAAGGCGGACAGGATTACGGCGAAGTCCTGGAAATCCTGGCGCCCATAGGCCGGGAAGCCAAGACCTACAAGATACACTGCATAGGCCACGCCCATATAGACATGAACTGGATGTGGTCCTGGCCCGAGACGGCCAACGACGCCCACGACACCTTTTACACCGTGGACAAGCTCATGGACGAGTTTCCCGAGGCCAAGTTCAGCCAGAGCCAGGTGTCTCTCTACAAGGCCATGCAGGACTATTTCCCCGCGGTGGCGGACAAGATACGCAAGAGGATCAAGTCCGGCAACTGGGAGTGCACAGCCTCCAACTGGGTGGAGGGCGAAAAGAACTGCGCCTCCGGCGAAGCCCTGTGCCGCCATATGCTCTACAGCCGCCGCTATCTGAAGAAGTATTATGATCTGGAGCCCGAGGACGTAAAGGTGGACTGGTCCGCCGATATCTTCGGCCATGCGGCCACCATCCCCTCCATCATGACCAAGGGCGGAGTCACCCGGTATTATCACACCCGGCCCTACGACAAGCCCGACCTGTTCATCTGGAAGTCCAAAGACGGCAGCGAGCTGCTGACCCTCCGGGATCCCGGCGGCTACAACGGCAACATAGACAAGAGTGTCTTTGACTGCTTCTGCCGCTACATCTCTGGCTGCTTTGAGCAGGGAGTCCGTGACTTCATGTGGTGCTACGGCTGGGGCGACCACGGCGGCGGCCCCACCAGAGTGCAGATCAAGAACCTGCTGGAATACAGAGACAATTATCCCATCCTGCCCCGGATAGATTTTTCCACTGCCGACGAGTATTATTCGGCCATAGAAAACTCCGTGGACAAGAGCAAGCTGCCCGTCATAGAAGAAGAGCGCAACTTCGTGTTTGAGGGCTGCTACACCAGCCAGGCCAACATCAAATACGCCAACCGCTACAGCGAGATAGAGCTGCCCTCTGCGGAGACCCTTTCCCTCATAGCCGGCAAGGCTGCGGGGACCGAGTATCCTCAGGAGCAGTTCGAAGCGGCGTGGCAGCGGGCCCTGTTCAGCCAGTTCCACGACGTGTTCCCCGGCTCCGGCGTGAGGGCCACATACAATTACGCCCAGGGTTCCTTCCAGGAAGTGATGACCACCACCTCCGCCGCTCAAAACCAGAGCTTCAGAGACCTGGGAGCCCGGCTGGCCACCAAGACCCTGGTGGACAAGGCCAAGGCCGGCAGCATCGGCGATTCCTTCGGCGCAGGCACGGCAGAGCACGGCAAGCTGCAAAGCGGCTTTGCCACCAGCCCCTCGCCCGCGACCAACACCCTGCAGTATGACGCCTACGGCCCCACCACCGCGGGCATGTCCGGCGACAGCGCCGCTCCCATCCTGGTTTACAACCCCAAGCCCTGGAAGCGGTCCGAGCTGGTCACCGTCAAGGTGTGGAACAAAAAGCTGGACGTGAACAACGTGTTCGTGTATGACGAGGCGGGCAACAAGGTCAGGGCTCAGTTCGTGGACCACTGCGACTTTTATTGGTTCCACAAATACGACGCCTTTGTGTTCGAGGCCAAAGACATCCCCGCTCTGGGCTACAAGGTCTTCGTGGTGGATACCGGCGACAGCATCGAAGCGGACCCCGACGACCTCAAGTGCTACACCGACGTGGGCGACAAGAGCTTCCGCGGCGACGGACAGCCCCCCATGGACGGCTGCTACACTCTGGAGAACAAGTATCTCCGGGTCAAGGTGCACGCCCCCAGCGCCTCTCTGGTCAGCGTCATAGACAAGGAGACCGGCTTTGAATACGTGAAGCAGGGCGCCAAGCTGGGCGTGGTGGAATATCAGGTGGAGGCCCCCAACGGCATGCCCGCCTGGAATCTGTCCCCCATCAAGACCCGCAAGCCTCTCGAAGACGGCAACTTCAGGATATTCAAAAACGGGCCCAATCTGGTGACCATCAGAGCCGAGTTCAAGGTAGAGGACTCCGTGGTGTGTCTGGACACCTCTCTCGGCAAGAACTCCCGCAAGGTAGATTTCGTCTGCCGCACCCGCTGGTTCGAGGTGGGCGACGGTCAGAAGGGCATCCCCACCCTGCGGGCCTACTTCCCGGCCAACTTCATGGGAGGGGCTCTGCATTACGAGATACCCTTCGGCGCCATGGAGAGGATACAGTCGGCCCAGGAGGTCCCCGCTCTCAAGTGGATGAACCTCTCCGGCAAGGACAAGTCCGTCACTCTGGTGAACCGGTCCAAATACGGACACCGGTGCCAGGACGACACCATCAGCCTGACTCTGCTCCGGTCCAGCTACGCTCCGGATCCCTATCCCGAGATGGGCGACCACGAGATAGAATACAGCATGGTGTTTGACGACAAGGCCTACGACCCGGTCAAGGCCGTGAGAGACGGCGAAGACTTCAACAACCCCGTGAAGATAGTGTCCGTGCCCGTTCAGGACGGCGACCTGCCCACCTGCAAGAGCTTTGGCGCTGTCCTCACCGACA comes from Abditibacteriota bacterium and encodes:
- a CDS encoding alpha-mannosidase, with amino-acid sequence MSLDSTLYTLRQSIEASKEANSAPVRRIMLEIGFAKGFMDALGKPEWSEVIASACSELTDALGKGCISCDAVGRVEDILAPIGKEAKNYKVHCLGHAHIDMNWMWSWPETVNNAHDTFYTVDKLMDEFPSAKFGQSQVSLYKAMQDHFPALADKIRKRIKSGNWECTASNWVEGEKNNVAGESLARHMLYSRRYLKKYYGLEPEDVKVDWSADIFGHASTIPSIMTKGGVTRYYHSRPYDQPDLFIWKSKDGSELLALRDPGGYSGDIDQSMFDCFNAHIKNNHGFGVRDFMWCYGWGDHGGGPTRAQIKKLIEFKDYPILPQVDFSTSNEYYSAIENTVDRAKLPVIEEQRNFVFEGCYTSQANVKYANRISEAELPSAETLAVLAGAVSGYEYPQALFEDAWQRMLFSQFHDIFPGSGVRATYAYAQHNFQEVMTATSSVKNQAIRLISQNIDTASLVAGAKAGKIGDDLGAGAAEHGRQMSGYTVMPHPGCNTLAYDSFGATTLGLSGEGAAPILVYNPKPWKRSQTVHAKVWNKQADRNNVFAYDASGSKVKCQHIERCGYNGHYYDDFVFEAKDIPALGYKVYVFDTGDSIEADPNALSIKSDVGDKFLRGDGQPPMNGEYIIENEYLKVTVDAVSASVVSVIDKETGFNYVKPGCKLGLVEYQEETPNNMPAWNLSPVKTRRPLADGNFRILKNGPNLITLRAEFKVNKSFVAVDTSLTKGSRKVDFTVRTRWFEIGDGQKGIPTLRAYFPTGFAGGKFRYEIPFGYEEREQSAQEIPALKWVSLSDDKHSVTLVNKAKHGHRCQDDTLSLTLLRSSYAPDPYPETGDHEIEYSVVFDNKPFDVTRAVREGENFNNPLTPVSAPVQAGSLPAEKSFGSILSDNVNVAAIKKTEDGSGTLIRIYELCGRDGRVQIDVSGICPGAAAAYEADMLERQADTSTAVVEKGILSLDLKAWANTTVIIK
- a CDS encoding alpha-mannosidase, whose translation is MSLDSTLYTLNKYIDTVKTDKYSGLGKIMFQLDFAKNFMRAIKKDKEWTPILEKAAELTGRIAGEGGQDYGEVLEILAPIGREAKTYKIHCIGHAHIDMNWMWSWPETANDAHDTFYTVDKLMDEFPEAKFSQSQVSLYKAMQDYFPAVADKIRKRIKSGNWECTASNWVEGEKNCASGEALCRHMLYSRRYLKKYYDLEPEDVKVDWSADIFGHAATIPSIMTKGGVTRYYHTRPYDKPDLFIWKSKDGSELLTLRDPGGYNGNIDKSVFDCFCRYISGCFEQGVRDFMWCYGWGDHGGGPTRVQIKNLLEYRDNYPILPRIDFSTADEYYSAIENSVDKSKLPVIEEERNFVFEGCYTSQANIKYANRYSEIELPSAETLSLIAGKAAGTEYPQEQFEAAWQRALFSQFHDVFPGSGVRATYNYAQGSFQEVMTTTSAAQNQSFRDLGARLATKTLVDKAKAGSIGDSFGAGTAEHGKLQSGFATSPSPATNTLQYDAYGPTTAGMSGDSAAPILVYNPKPWKRSELVTVKVWNKKLDVNNVFVYDEAGNKVRAQFVDHCDFYWFHKYDAFVFEAKDIPALGYKVFVVDTGDSIEADPDDLKCYTDVGDKSFRGDGQPPMDGCYTLENKYLRVKVHAPSASLVSVIDKETGFEYVKQGAKLGVVEYQVEAPNGMPAWNLSPIKTRKPLEDGNFRIFKNGPNLVTIRAEFKVEDSVVCLDTSLGKNSRKVDFVCRTRWFEVGDGQKGIPTLRAYFPANFMGGALHYEIPFGAMERIQSAQEVPALKWMNLSGKDKSVTLVNRSKYGHRCQDDTISLTLLRSSYAPDPYPEMGDHEIEYSMVFDDKAYDPVKAVRDGEDFNNPVKIVSVPVQDGDLPTCKSFGAVLTDNVNIAALKPCESGEGMVIRLYELCGKDTKAEICLCGLAEDAKTAYEADVLERPLPANTAAIEGGKLTVELKAYSNTTVIIK